A region from the Neurospora crassa OR74A linkage group V, whole genome shotgun sequence genome encodes:
- a CDS encoding seryl-tRNA synthetase, producing the protein MLDVNDFIAERGGNPEKIRESQRKRFAPVEVVDEVIALWEDHRKTAYSAMQLNAKINEVQKQIAPKKKAKEDVSDLLKQKADLEKEKKDLLDSAAEKEKLLKVKVKTIGNLVHDSVPVSNNEDNNTVERTWAPEGVAFEKKDVLSHHEVLRKLDGYDPERGVKVVGHRGYFLKKWGVFLNQAIINYGLEFLSEREYTPLQTPQLMLRDQMAKTAQLSQFDEELYKVTGDQADKYLIATSEQPISAFHSDEWLQAKDLPLKYAGYSTCFRKEAGAHGKDVWGIFRVHEFTKVEQFCITEPEKSWEMFEHMISNSEAFYQSLGIPYRVVAIVSGALNNAAAKKLDLEAWFPHQGEFKELVSCSNCTDYQSRDLEIRFGVKKQTDIKKTYVHCLNSTLTATTRTICAILENFQTPEGVKVPEPLRKYLPGAPEFIPFAPEPVKEVKEGKSGKKGEAAPKKAEALPVRQ; encoded by the exons ATGCTCGACGTCAACGATTTCA TTGCTGAGCGCGGCGGCAACCCCGAAAAGATCCGGGAAAGCCAGCGTAAGCGCTTTGCTCCCGTCGAGGTCGTCGACGAGGTCATTGCTCTCTGGGAGGATCACCGCAAGA CCGCCTACTCTGCCATGCAGCTCAATGCCAAGATAAACGAAGTCCAGAAGCAGATTgcccccaagaagaag gccaaggaggatgtCAGCGATCTCTTGAAGCAAAAGGCCGacctcgagaaggagaagaaggatctCCTTGACTCCGCcgccgagaaggagaagcttcTCAAG GTCAAGGTCAAGACCATCGGCAACCTCGTTCACGACTCTGTCCCCGTCTCCAACAACGAG GATAACAACACTGTTGAGCGCACCTGGGCTCCCGAGGGTGTCGCTttcgagaagaaggatgttCTCTCCC ACCACGAGGTTCTCAGGAAGTTGGATGGCTATGACCCCGAGCGTGGTGTCAAGGTTGTTGGCCACCGCGGCTACTTCCTGAAGAAATGGGGTGTTTTCCTCAACCA GGCTATCATCAACTACGGCCTCGAGTTCCTGTCCGAGAGAGAGTACACTCCTCTCCAGACTCCCCAGCTCATGCTCAGGGACCAGATGGCCAAGACCGCCCAGCTTTCCCAGTTCGACGAGGAGCTCTACAAGGTTACCGGTGACCAGGCCGACAAGTACCTTATTGCT ACCTCCGAGCAGCCGATCAGCGCCTTCCACAGTGACGAGTGGCTTCAGGCCAAGGACCTTCCCCTGAAGTACGCTGGTTATTCCACCTGCTTCCGTAAGGAGGCCGGTGCTCACGGAAAGGATGTCTGGGGTATTTTCCGTGTCCACGAGTTCACCAAGGTCGAGCAGTTTTGCATTACCGAGCCCGAGAA GTCTTGGGAGATGTTCGAGCACATGATTTCCAACTCCGAGGCTTTTTACCAGTCCCTCGGCATCCCCTACCGTGTTGTCGCCATCGTCTCCGGCGCTCTCAACAACGCTGCCGCCAAGAAGCTTGATCTCGAGGCTTGGTTCCCTCACCAGGGCGAATTCAAGGAGCTTGTCTCCTGCTC CAACTGCACCGACTACCAATCCCGAGACCTCGAGATCCGCTTCGGCGTCAAGAAGCAGACCGATATCAAGAAGACCTACGTCCACTGCCTCAACTCCACCCTTACCGCCACAACCCGCACCATCTGCGCCATCCTCGAGAACTTCCAGACTCCCGAGGGTGTCAAGGTTCCTGAGCCTCTGCGCAAGTACCTCCCTGGTGCTCCCGAGTTCATTCCTTTTGCCCCCGAGCCGGTCAAGGAAGTTAAAGAGGGCAAGAGCGGCAAGAAGGGCGAGGCTGCCCCCAAGAAGGCGGAGGCTCTACCTGTTCGCCAATAG
- a CDS encoding DUF1671 domain-containing protein: MGASEENKGGMVCPFCNWESTTTDEYAIMLHLETNHAEGESPFVVADKPAEAKGGHIPEKEEDPHYIECPAKDCGEVLLAADLGYHLELHAAEQGGSASSETETGSPIITPSAPSPSPKVQSPPARRPTTSTRTPPSHSSSSSPRPSTTSSSSKAHRGETEGHRRGERKDDHHSDRNRDSNKSKSIWRAFFGIHHPRRSSDAPSMSPKPPKKRHKEKVSERLAERASEGTAKVMRGTRLGKAQLGKYAHEEQMPDWLVKHLEKGLYVKAEGIIPVLAQLFEQCSSTRHAFLCHPSTNHVSKLKREGGFCGYRNIQMLSSYIIGTKYPGYQHFCEGIPTIFNIQEMIETAWDHGINAQGRVETGGIRGTRKYIGTPEAMAMFRLLQIPFDVQAFKNPEPGHSEKDLLDMVERYFQTGISVPEDTALTTQQIKKVWQTDLPPIYFQHAGHSMTIIGLEYDKSDARNLIVFDPMFHDASNITKHVGRDVHVHHHLHPLAANMALNPYRRGSKYLGRFREFEVIRLRPRPEMNA, encoded by the exons ATGGGAGCCTCAGAGGAAAACAAAGGCGGCATGGTTTGTCCCTTTTGCAACTGGGAATCGACAACGACGGACGAATACGCCATCATGCTA CACTTGGAGACAAACCATGCCGAGGGAGAATCTCCCTTTGTCGTCGCTGATAAGCCTGCAGAGGCCAAGGGCGGTCACATTcctgaaaaagaagaagaccctCATTATATCGAATGTCCGGCAAAAGACTGCGGGGAAGTCCTGCTCGCAGCCGACCTGGGCTATCACCTAGAACTCCATGCCGCAGAGCAAGGTGGCAGCGCTTCTTCCGAAACTGAGACTGGCAGTCCCATCATCACCCCTTccgctccatctccatccccaaAAGTTCAGTCTCCGCCGGCAAGGAGGCCAACAACGTCGACACGcactcctccctcccatTCTTCAAGCTCTTCACCTAGACCTAGtactacttcttcttcttcgaaagCCCACCGCGGCGAGACTGAAGGTCACCGCCGTGGGGAGCGCAAGGACGACCATCACAGCGACAGGAATAGAGACAGTAACAAGAGCAAATCGATATGGCGGGCCTTTTTCGGAATTCATCACCCCCGTCGCTCCTCTGATGCGCCCTCGATGTCTCCAAAGCCTCCAAAGAAGCGCCATAAAGAGAAGGTATCGGAACGACTGGCTGAACGAGCCTCGGAGGGAACTGCCAAAGTTATGCGAGGAACCCGACTTGGT AAAGCGCAGCTCGGCAAGTACGCACACGAGGAGCAGATGCCAGATTGGCTTGTCAAGCACCTGGAGAAGGGACTTTATGTGAAAGCTGAAG GCATTATTCCGGTCTTGGCACAGCTGTTCGAGCAATGTTCTTCCACAAGACATGCCTTTTTGTGTCACCCGAGCACAAATCATGTGTCGAAACTTAAGAGAGAAG GCGGTTTCTGTGGTTATCGCAATATCCAAATGTTGTCTTCGTACATCATCGGTACCAAATACCCAGGCTACCAACATTTCTGCGAGGGGATCCCCACGATCTTTAATATCCAAGAAATGATCGAAACTGCATGGGACCACGGGATCAACGCTCAAGGAAGGGTTGAAACAGGCGGCATCCGCGGTACCAGAAAGTACATTGGGACGCCTGAGGCGATGGCCATGTTCCGATTGTTGCAAATTCC TTTCGACGTCCAAGCCTTCAAAAACCCCGAGCCCGGCCACTCCGAAAAAGACCTACTAGACATGGTCGAGCGGTACTTCCAAACGGGCATCTCTGTCCCCGAAGATACAGCTCTTACCACTCAGCAGATTAAGAAGGTCTGGCAGACGGACCTACCGCCAATATACTTCCAGCACGCGGGCCACTCGATGACGATCATCGGGCTGGAGTACGATAAGTCGGATGCGCGGAACCTGATTGTTTTCGACCCCATGTTTCACGATGCGTCGAATATCACTAAACACGTCGGCCGGGATGTGCATGTCCACCATCACCTACACCCCCTTGCGGCGAACATGGCGCTTAATCCTTACCGACGCGGGAGTAAGTATCTGGGAAGGTTTAGGGAGTTTGAAGTCATTAG GTTGAGGCCGCGTCCGGAGATGAATGCATAG
- a CDS encoding inosine triphosphate pyrophosphatase, whose product MSAPSQARHIVNFITGNANKLGEVKAILEPAIQVENQALDLLEIQGTLEEVTLDKCRRAADLVQGPVLVEDTCLCFNALKGLPGPYIKWFMNSLGHEGLNNLLAAYEDKSAKAVCTFGYSAGPGHEPILFQGITDGKIVPPRGPPNFGWDAIFEYEGQTYAEMDKAEKNKISHRAKALAKLQEWFAKEMTA is encoded by the exons ATGTCTGCCCCTTCACAAGCCCGCCACATCGTCAACTTCATCACCGGCAATGCCAACAAGCTCGGTGAAGTCAAGGCGATCCTCGAGCCCGCCATCCAGGTCGAGAACCAGGCGCTTGATCTGCTCGAGATCCAGGGCACCTTGGAGGAAGTCACGTTGGATAAGTGCCGGAGGGCTGCTGATTTG GTCCAAGGCCCCGTTCTCGTCGAAGATACCTGCCTCTGCTTCAACGCTTTGAAGGGTCTTCCTGGTCCTTATAT CAAATGGTTCATGAACTCCCTCGGCCATGAAGgcctcaacaacctcctAGCCGCTTACGAGGATAAGTCGGCTAAGGCCGTCTGCACCTTTGGCTACTCTGCTGGTCCCGGCCACGAGCCCATTCTCTTCCAGGGCATCACCGACGGCAAAATCGTTCCTCCGAGGGGTCCTCCTAACTTCG GCTGGGACGCCATCTTCGAGTATGAAGGCCAGAC ATATGCCGAGATGGATAAGGCGGAAAAGAACAAGATTTCCCACCGCGCCAAGGCTCTGGCCAAGTTGCAGGAGTGGTTTGCTAAGGAGATGACCGCTTGA